A single region of the Labeo rohita strain BAU-BD-2019 chromosome 3, IGBB_LRoh.1.0, whole genome shotgun sequence genome encodes:
- the LOC127162800 gene encoding uncharacterized protein LOC127162800 yields MFTTFLKCQIILTFICHAFCYEPTNEDLKCFNDYETEMQCSLSNDRLKSCSEYKLNITQTAFDSFEKYTCLFETSHLSNSCECKIEVKGFVITEKFTITLLEGTNVLLNKPLMSTQDFIKPKTPALTVERTENGNFKVTWDDQYKKSGGAGRNFLDDLKINLTYSTKEGREPISRVLQNTAGSFEIVGKNLHPKTNYILTATMSTDYNDHTISSDQSAPVEFTTSSSPKEIAKMLIPPLCVGLIIIIVIIFICVLRMKRNWWDKISKPKIDSNLGDEKGHILPPPDMKFSQIHVEFTKLDLQEKNKLISTLSEDTNNEKSSHSVESAPVDYGQACSGSPEENINVAKRVEHALDEVFKQHPITNNKSLLSPNNKVTTIGPYNRVNVVSSSRECNRANRDSGNCSGSSVFSNMSYLESTTDDSLFLEQLSDDHYRQSSKREVSDSSDSQFNSPTIDTLEVGYQCFNSVLDKDADVCVNISDDADDKCITKNLITSTNPLYPSLILHDGSVTPSDDGYQAFQGLTKSTEGQWSTGVSTEQALDACGALKLPHSNGQDPTSVQPSSWTSSLHFSPVIQIDSSYQCV; encoded by the exons ATGTTTACCACATTTCTTAAGTGTCAGATCATCCTCACATTTATCTGCCACGCATTTTGTTACG AGCCCACAAATGAGGACTTGAAGTGTTTTAATGACTACGAGACGGAAATGCAATGCAGTCTCTCCAATGACCGTCTCAAAAGCTGCTCTGAATACAAGCTCAACATCACACAAACTGCATTCGATTC GTTTGAAAAGTATACTTGCCTCTTTGAGACAAGTCATCTTAGTAACAGTTGTGAGTGCAAAATTGAGGTGAAAGGGTTTGTTATAACAGAGAAGTTCACTATTACACTTCTGGAAggaacaaatgttttattaaacaaaccaTTAATGTCGACTCAAGATTTCA TCAAACCGAAAACTCCAGCCTTAACGGTGGAAAGGACAGAAAATGGAAACTTTAAAGTAACTTGGGATGATCAGTATAAAAAAAGTGGTGGGGCAGGAAGAAATTTTTTGGATgatttgaaaataaatctgaCCTACAGCACCAAAGAAGGCCGTGAACCT ATATCCAGGGTGCTACAGAACACAGCAGGATCCTTTGAGATTGTTGGCAAAAATCTTCACCCGAAAACCAACTACATTCTGACAGCAACAATGAGCACAGACTATAATGATCATACGATATCTAGTGACCAGAGCGCACCAGTTGAGTTCACCACCT CCTCATCCCCAAAGGAAATAGCCAAAATGCTGATTCCACCTCTCTGTGTTGGTTTAATCATCATCATTGTGATTATCTTTATCTGTGTTTTGAG AATGAAGAGGAATTGGTGGGACAAAATCTCCAAGCCTAAAATAGATTCCAATCTTGGAGATGAGAAG GGTCATATTTTGCCTCCACCTGATATGAAGTTTTCTCAAATCCATGTAGAGTTTACAAAACTGGACCTTCAggagaaaaataaatt GATCTCAACATTATCAGAAGATACAAACAATGAGAAAAGTTCCCACAGCGTTGAGTCGGCGCCGGTGGATTATGGCCAGGCTTGCTCTGGAAGCCCAGAAGAGAATATCAACGTCGCAAAACGTGTCGAGCATGCCTTGGATGAGGTGTTTAAACAGCATCCAATCACAAACAATAAGTCACTGTTATCCCCCAACAATAAGGTTACAACGATCGGCCCATATAATAGGGTTAACGTTGTTAGTTCCTCAAGAGAGTGCAACCGTGCAAACCGAGATTCGGGCAATTGCTCCGGCTCATCGGTTTTCAGCAATATGTCATATTTGGAATCAACCACTGATGATTCCTTATTCCTAGAGCAGCTGAGCGATGATCATTACCGTCAATCCAGCAAGAGGGAAGTTTCAGACTCAAGCGATAGCCAGTTTAACTCTCCCACTATTGATACTCTGGAAGTCGGATATCAGTGCTTCAACAGTGTTTTGGACAAGGATGCAGATGTTTGTGTGAACATTTCAGACGATGCTGATGACAAGTGCATCACGAAAAATCTCATCACCAGCACAAATCCGCTCTATCCTTCTCTGATTCTGCATGATGGCAGCGTCACACCAAGTGATGACGGATATCAGGCTTTTCAAGGCCTGACGAAAAGCACAGAAGGACAGTGGAGCACAGGTGTCAGCACTGAACAAGCACTTGATGCATGTGGAGCTTTGAAACTCCCCCACAGCAACGGCCAAGATCCCACATCTGTGCAGCCAAGTTCTTGGACCTCTTCTTTGCATTTCTCACCAGTTATTCAAATAGACAGTTCCTATCAGTGTGTTTAG
- the LOC127162801 gene encoding uncharacterized protein LOC127162801 isoform X1 codes for MSSIVLLSQIVLAIFCQALCYEPTMVDFKCFNDYETEMQCSFSTDRLKNCSEYMLNITETTEKYTCIFERSNHSDSCECKIKVQVFVTAERFSITLLEGTNVLSKASMTTEEFIKPKTPVVKVLKNDSGNFIVTWNDQYEKNGLLGQFLQNLRINLTYEGGHENITRVLQNTVGSFEIVGKNLKPNTKYILTATMSTDYNAHTISSDQSAPVEFTTSSSPNEIAKILIPPLCVGLIIIILIIFISVLSMKRNWWDKISKPKIDANLGEEKDHILPLSVMEFSPIHVEISTLDLQEENKLISAVSVDTNNGRSSHSIETTPVKYGQACSGSQEENICTINIPSCVEHALDEVFKLHPITKNLLPPNNQVTTIRSYSSVNIVHSSRECNSANQDSGSSSGPMVFSNMSYVESATDDSLYVEHLSEDHYHQSSKREVSDSSNGQFNSPTIDTLEDEYQGFNSVLNKRNDSDVRVNLSNDAGEKCIMKNLITSTNPSLILHDGSITLSDEGYQAFQGLTKSTEGQWCTSVRTEQALDACGALKFPHSNGQDRTSVQPSSWTSSLHFSPIIQIESSYQPF; via the exons ATGTCTTCAATAGTTCTTCTGAGTCAGATCGTCCTCGCAATCTTCTGCCAGGCACTTTGTTATG AGCCCACAATGGTggattttaagtgttttaatgaCTACGAGACAGAAATGCAATGCAGTTTCTCCACTGACCGTCTCAAAAACTGCTCTGAATACATGCTCAACATCACAGAAACTAC TGAAAAGTATACATGCATCTTTGAGAGAAGTAATCACAGTGACAGCTGTGAGTGCAAAATTAAAGTGCAAGTGTTTGTTACAGCAGAGCGCTTCAGTATTACACTTCTGGAAGGAACAAATGTTTTAAGCAAAGCATCAATGACGACTGAAGAGTTCA TCAAACCGAAAACTCCAGTCGTAAAAGTGCTGAAGAATGACAGTGGAAACTTTATTGTAACTTGGAATGACCAGTATGAAAAAAATGGTTTGCTGGGccaatttttacaaaatttgaGAATAAATCTGACCTACGAAGGAGGACATGAAAAT ATAACCAGGGTGCTACAGAACACAGTGGGATCCTTTGAGATTGTTGGCAAAAATCTCAAACCAAATACCAAATACATTCTGACAGCAACAATGAGCACAGACTATAATGCTCATACGATATCTAGTGACCAGAGCGCGCCAGTTGAGTTCACCACAT CCTCATCCCCAAACGAAATAGCCAAAATACTGATTCCACCTCTCTGTGTTGGTTTAATCATCATCATTTTGATTATCTTTATCAGTGTTTTGAG TATGAAGAGGAATTGGTGGGACAAAATCTCCAAGCCTAAAATAGATGCAAATCTTGGAGAGGAGAAG GATCATATTTTGCCTCTATCTGTTATGGAGTTTTCTCCGATCCATGTAGAGATTTCCACACTGGACCTTCAGGAGGAAAATAAATT GATCTCAGCTGTTTCAGTAGATACAAACAATGGGAGAAGTTCCCACAGCATTGAGACGACACCAGTAAAATATGGCCAGGCTTGCTCTGGAAGCCAAGAAGAAAACATCTGCACCATCAACATCCCGTCATGTGTTGAGCATGCCTTGGATGAGGTGTTTAAATTGCATCCAATCACAAAAAATCTGTTACCCCCCAACAATCAGGTTACAACGATCAGGTCATATAGTAGTGTTAACATTGTCCATTCCTCAAGAGAGTGCAACAGTGCAAACCAAGATTCGGGCAGTAGTTCCGGACCAATGGTTTTCAGCAATATGTCATATGTGGAATCAGCCACTGATGATTCCTTATATGTGGAGCACCTGAGCGAGGATCATTACCATCAATCCAGCAAGAGGGAAGTTTCAGACTCAAGCAATGGCCAGTTTAACTCTCCCACTATTGATACTCTGGAAGACGAATATCAGGGCTTCAACAGTGTTTTGAACAAGAGAAATGATTCAGATGTTCGTGTGAACCTTTCAAATGATGCTGGTGAGAAGTGCATCATGAAAAATCTCATCACCAGCACAAATCCTTCTCTGATTCTGCATGACGGCAGCATCACACTAAGTGATGAAGGATATCAGGCATTTCAAGGTTTAACGAAGAGCACAGAAGGACAGTGGTGCACAAGCGTCCGCACTGAACAAGCACTTGATGCATGTGGAGCTTTGAAATTCCCCCACAGCAACGGCCAAGATCGCACATCTGTGCAGCCAAGTTCTTGGACCTCTTCTTTGCATTTTTCGCCcattattcaaatagaaagttcatatcAGCCTTTTTAA
- the LOC127162801 gene encoding uncharacterized protein LOC127162801 isoform X2 translates to MTTRQKCNAVSPLTVSKTALNTCSTSQKLPERFSITLLEGTNVLSKASMTTEEFIKPKTPVVKVLKNDSGNFIVTWNDQYEKNGLLGQFLQNLRINLTYEGGHENITRVLQNTVGSFEIVGKNLKPNTKYILTATMSTDYNAHTISSDQSAPVEFTTSSSPNEIAKILIPPLCVGLIIIILIIFISVLSMKRNWWDKISKPKIDANLGEEKDHILPLSVMEFSPIHVEISTLDLQEENKLISAVSVDTNNGRSSHSIETTPVKYGQACSGSQEENICTINIPSCVEHALDEVFKLHPITKNLLPPNNQVTTIRSYSSVNIVHSSRECNSANQDSGSSSGPMVFSNMSYVESATDDSLYVEHLSEDHYHQSSKREVSDSSNGQFNSPTIDTLEDEYQGFNSVLNKRNDSDVRVNLSNDAGEKCIMKNLITSTNPSLILHDGSITLSDEGYQAFQGLTKSTEGQWCTSVRTEQALDACGALKFPHSNGQDRTSVQPSSWTSSLHFSPIIQIESSYQPF, encoded by the exons atgaCTACGAGACAGAAATGCAATGCAGTTTCTCCACTGACCGTCTCAAAAACTGCTCTGAATACATGCTCAACATCACAGAAACTAC CAGAGCGCTTCAGTATTACACTTCTGGAAGGAACAAATGTTTTAAGCAAAGCATCAATGACGACTGAAGAGTTCA TCAAACCGAAAACTCCAGTCGTAAAAGTGCTGAAGAATGACAGTGGAAACTTTATTGTAACTTGGAATGACCAGTATGAAAAAAATGGTTTGCTGGGccaatttttacaaaatttgaGAATAAATCTGACCTACGAAGGAGGACATGAAAAT ATAACCAGGGTGCTACAGAACACAGTGGGATCCTTTGAGATTGTTGGCAAAAATCTCAAACCAAATACCAAATACATTCTGACAGCAACAATGAGCACAGACTATAATGCTCATACGATATCTAGTGACCAGAGCGCGCCAGTTGAGTTCACCACAT CCTCATCCCCAAACGAAATAGCCAAAATACTGATTCCACCTCTCTGTGTTGGTTTAATCATCATCATTTTGATTATCTTTATCAGTGTTTTGAG TATGAAGAGGAATTGGTGGGACAAAATCTCCAAGCCTAAAATAGATGCAAATCTTGGAGAGGAGAAG GATCATATTTTGCCTCTATCTGTTATGGAGTTTTCTCCGATCCATGTAGAGATTTCCACACTGGACCTTCAGGAGGAAAATAAATT GATCTCAGCTGTTTCAGTAGATACAAACAATGGGAGAAGTTCCCACAGCATTGAGACGACACCAGTAAAATATGGCCAGGCTTGCTCTGGAAGCCAAGAAGAAAACATCTGCACCATCAACATCCCGTCATGTGTTGAGCATGCCTTGGATGAGGTGTTTAAATTGCATCCAATCACAAAAAATCTGTTACCCCCCAACAATCAGGTTACAACGATCAGGTCATATAGTAGTGTTAACATTGTCCATTCCTCAAGAGAGTGCAACAGTGCAAACCAAGATTCGGGCAGTAGTTCCGGACCAATGGTTTTCAGCAATATGTCATATGTGGAATCAGCCACTGATGATTCCTTATATGTGGAGCACCTGAGCGAGGATCATTACCATCAATCCAGCAAGAGGGAAGTTTCAGACTCAAGCAATGGCCAGTTTAACTCTCCCACTATTGATACTCTGGAAGACGAATATCAGGGCTTCAACAGTGTTTTGAACAAGAGAAATGATTCAGATGTTCGTGTGAACCTTTCAAATGATGCTGGTGAGAAGTGCATCATGAAAAATCTCATCACCAGCACAAATCCTTCTCTGATTCTGCATGACGGCAGCATCACACTAAGTGATGAAGGATATCAGGCATTTCAAGGTTTAACGAAGAGCACAGAAGGACAGTGGTGCACAAGCGTCCGCACTGAACAAGCACTTGATGCATGTGGAGCTTTGAAATTCCCCCACAGCAACGGCCAAGATCGCACATCTGTGCAGCCAAGTTCTTGGACCTCTTCTTTGCATTTTTCGCCcattattcaaatagaaagttcatatcAGCCTTTTTAA